In Helianthus annuus cultivar XRQ/B chromosome 3, HanXRQr2.0-SUNRISE, whole genome shotgun sequence, a single window of DNA contains:
- the LOC110931494 gene encoding leucine-rich repeat extensin-like protein 3 encodes MSQLLFLLGQPDVAPANPEPLPDHDPIPFGIPDIAPLIPDPVPAPIDPPVVEPFVPPPAHAPTNEIPAPRPGEGTSSQQPSHDHHVSAPSPHVQSAPFVHFTSSPLDEPLRGSPPYSMPTSDPYHPSYFAGYTQDELLYSLQFRLEVMSHIVLELESIPRPLPCPCQSTSVPPHSSPPPFARPPAPLTPFP; translated from the exons ATGAGCCAGCTCCTGTTCCTTTTGGGTCAGCCTGATGTTGCACCTGCTAATCCTGAACCTTTACCTGATCATGACCCTATTCCTTTTGGCATACCCGACATTGCACCCCTCATACCTGACCCAGTTCCTGCACCCATTGATCCTCCTGTTGTTGAGCCTTTTGTTCCTCCACCTGCACATGCACCTACCAAT GAAATACCCGCACCCCGTCCAGGAGAAGGCACTTCTAGCCAGCAGCCTAGCCATGATCATCATGTTTCAGCACCTTCTCCTCACGTACAGTCTGCACCTTTTGTTCATTTTACTTCTTCACCACTTGATGAGCCACTTAGAGGGTCCCCACCGTATTCCATGCCGACCTCAGATCCCTACCATCCCTCCTATTTTGCTGGATATACACAAGATGAGTTGCTTTATTCTCTTCAGTTCCGACTTGAGGTTATGAGTCACATAGTCTTGGAGCTTGAGTCGATACCACGTCCCTTACCGTGTCCTTGCCAGTCTACTTCAGTTCCCCCTCATTCATCACCGCCTCCTTTTGCACGTCCACCTGCTCCTCTTACTCCCTTTCCATAG